A genome region from Tolypothrix sp. PCC 7712 includes the following:
- a CDS encoding ATP-binding sensor histidine kinase, protein MLNTVVSIPGYQIAAELYNGSRTIVYRAVREADSLGVVIKLLKNAYPSFGEIVQFRNQYTIAKNLNYPSIIQTYSLEAYQNGYAFVMEDFGGISLKDFARVEALGGICLEEFLKIAIALCDTLDILYHERIIHKDIKPANILINPETQQVKLIDFSIASLLPRETQTLISPNVLEGTLGYISPEQTGRMNRGIDYRTDFYSLGVSFYELLTGELPFTTPDAMELVHCHIAKTAPLADTINPKIPPVLSEIVHKLMAKNAENRYQSALGLKFDLEKCLIQLQETGKIESFPIAQRDVCDRFIIPDKLYGRESEVENLLQAFERVSHGTTEMMLVAGFSGIGKTAVVKEVHKPIVRQCGYFIKGKYDQFNRNIPFSAFVQAFRDLMRQLITESDAQIKSWKNKILAALGENGQVIIEVIPELERIIGHQPPATKLPGTAAQNRFNLLFQKFVQVFTTKEHPLVMFLDDLQWADSASLKLMELLMGESDGGYLLLIGAYRDNEVSAAHPLIFTLDEISKAQATINTITLAALSLSSLNQLVADTLSCSSEIAQPLTQLIYQKTRGNPFFSTQFIKALYEDGLIKFNWHEGNWQCDIAEVKALSLSDDVVEFMALQLQKLPETTQEILKFAACIGNSFDLVTLAIIWEKSATETATALWKALQEGLILPQSEVYKFYVGRESQDGVKGSEIVTYKFLHDRVQQAAYSLIPEEQKQYTHFRIGQLLLQGLSPQEQEERIFDLVNQLNMGKAVITTDEQKQELATLNLKAGQKAKLSAAYQAAQDYCTLGIALLSENTWHQNYTLMYSLHRDGSEATYLCSNFDQAEALYKEALTYAQTPLDQAIIYRVQMTQYQLQGRNAEAIAIQRQSLQLLGWTMPQAQEKIQASLDAEIATVQQFLEQHSIESMLAAPKMQDANIAEILRILQILFYAAWLDGQSTLALLALAKMTTLSLQYGNSDMSPFGYVGYGLIANGVLKDCATAYQFGEMAVQLCEQFDNADVRGMTNFLFAADVHSWSRPIREADQYYNNAYKYGMEAGNWLTVGFMMMQSGSDRLTYGKNLEDLYAIAQNHAAFMAHIKSLDNLDALIAGVIQPIRNLLGLTKTRFTFDDDSFSEAQYLQKYQNSPYNLAWLYSVKIRHAYLFDDQIAYPHLILQLSIIENTISSHAKVPSSVFYVALMHLALAKTASEYAVKQHHWQALIPLEEKLNLWAKACPENILHKSLLIQAEKARINQEKTEAIELYEQAITQAQANEYGYEEALANELAAKFYLDWGKPKVAAGYMQEAYYCYARWGAKAKTDDLEKRYPQLLQPILQQQKFGLNPLETIATIISTSTSSSSCTAKTSISDVLDLNSVFKAALAISSTLELDELIAQLTLIILENSGAKKSVIILPQENQWQVQAFTFIDHKSTSQTDIKTVLEPQPLDTCQHIPTSLINYVKNTQETVVINNCQTNIPGLLGEYMLQHQPHSVLCTPIINQGHLLGIIYLENKLTTGVFTNERLQVIKLLSSQAAISIENARLYQQAQQALQDLQQAQLQIVQSEKMSALGNLVAGVAHEMNNPLGFIAASLAQAKPTLNDIVNHLNLYQENFTEPGAEILNHAEDIDLEYSLEDLPKMMTSMMLACDRLKNISTSLRTFSRADKDYKVPFNIHEGIDSTILILKHRLKANEQRPAIEVITNYGNLPQVECFPGQLNQVFMNILANAIDALEEFNQGRKFTEITANPNLITITTSIVDKKVKIAIADNGKGMTTSVKDKIFDHLFTTKAVGKGTGLGLAIARQIVEETHGGKLKCESALGEGAEFIIELPV, encoded by the coding sequence ATGCTTAACACAGTAGTTAGTATTCCTGGATATCAGATTGCGGCAGAACTCTACAATGGTTCCAGAACTATAGTTTATCGCGCAGTTCGAGAGGCTGACTCTTTGGGTGTAGTCATCAAGCTGCTTAAAAATGCTTATCCCAGTTTTGGCGAAATAGTGCAGTTTCGCAATCAATATACAATCGCCAAAAATCTCAACTACCCCAGTATTATCCAAACCTACAGCTTGGAAGCTTACCAAAATGGCTATGCGTTCGTAATGGAAGACTTTGGGGGGATTTCCCTCAAGGATTTTGCTAGGGTAGAGGCTTTAGGTGGGATTTGTCTAGAGGAATTTTTAAAGATTGCGATCGCACTCTGTGACACCTTAGACATTTTATATCACGAGCGGATTATTCATAAAGATATTAAACCTGCCAATATCCTGATTAACCCAGAAACGCAACAGGTAAAATTAATTGACTTTAGTATTGCATCTTTACTACCAAGAGAAACGCAAACTTTAATTAGTCCCAATGTCTTAGAAGGGACATTAGGTTATATTTCTCCAGAACAAACTGGACGGATGAATCGGGGGATTGACTATCGCACTGATTTTTATTCCTTAGGTGTCAGTTTTTATGAATTACTAACTGGAGAATTACCTTTTACAACGCCAGATGCAATGGAGTTGGTACATTGTCACATTGCGAAAACTGCACCTTTAGCAGATACAATTAACCCAAAAATTCCTCCTGTACTCTCAGAAATTGTGCACAAATTGATGGCGAAAAATGCTGAAAACCGCTATCAGAGTGCATTAGGGCTGAAATTTGATTTAGAAAAATGCTTAATTCAACTGCAGGAAACTGGCAAAATTGAGAGTTTCCCAATTGCACAAAGAGATGTATGCGATCGCTTTATTATTCCTGATAAATTATATGGCAGAGAAAGCGAAGTAGAAAACTTGCTGCAAGCATTTGAGCGTGTTAGTCACGGTACAACAGAAATGATGCTAGTAGCAGGGTTTTCTGGGATTGGCAAAACTGCGGTTGTTAAGGAAGTACATAAACCGATTGTTCGTCAATGCGGTTATTTTATTAAAGGTAAATACGACCAATTTAATCGCAATATTCCTTTTTCTGCATTTGTGCAAGCCTTCCGTGATTTAATGAGACAATTAATTACAGAAAGCGATGCTCAAATTAAAAGTTGGAAAAACAAGATTTTAGCGGCTTTAGGGGAAAATGGTCAGGTAATTATTGAAGTTATTCCCGAATTAGAAAGAATTATTGGACATCAACCACCAGCAACCAAATTACCGGGAACTGCTGCCCAAAACCGCTTTAATTTATTATTTCAGAAATTTGTCCAGGTCTTCACTACTAAAGAACATCCTTTAGTGATGTTTTTAGATGATTTACAATGGGCAGATTCGGCATCACTAAAGTTGATGGAATTACTGATGGGTGAATCGGACGGGGGATACTTATTATTAATTGGTGCTTATCGAGATAATGAAGTTTCCGCCGCCCATCCTTTAATATTTACTTTAGACGAAATTAGCAAAGCTCAAGCTACTATCAATACTATTACCCTGGCAGCTTTGAGCCTCTCTAGTTTAAATCAATTGGTGGCTGACACCTTAAGTTGCTCATCGGAAATTGCCCAGCCATTAACACAATTAATTTATCAAAAAACTCGAGGAAATCCATTTTTTAGCACCCAATTTATCAAAGCACTATATGAAGATGGATTGATTAAATTTAATTGGCATGAGGGAAATTGGCAATGCGACATTGCAGAAGTCAAGGCCTTATCGCTTTCTGATGATGTTGTCGAATTCATGGCATTGCAGTTACAAAAATTGCCTGAAACAACACAGGAAATTCTCAAATTTGCGGCTTGTATTGGTAACTCTTTTGATTTGGTGACATTGGCGATTATTTGGGAAAAATCGGCAACTGAAACTGCTACAGCTTTATGGAAAGCCTTACAAGAAGGGCTAATTTTACCCCAGAGTGAAGTTTATAAATTCTATGTCGGGCGGGAATCGCAGGATGGGGTGAAAGGTTCCGAGATTGTTACCTACAAATTCCTCCACGATCGCGTTCAGCAAGCAGCATACTCATTGATTCCCGAGGAGCAAAAGCAGTATACTCATTTCCGCATTGGTCAATTGTTGTTACAAGGCTTATCCCCCCAGGAACAAGAAGAGCGGATTTTTGACCTGGTGAACCAGCTGAATATGGGAAAAGCTGTGATCACCACAGATGAGCAAAAACAAGAATTGGCTACTCTCAATTTAAAAGCTGGTCAAAAAGCCAAACTTTCAGCCGCTTATCAAGCTGCCCAGGATTATTGCACCCTTGGTATCGCTTTATTATCTGAAAATACTTGGCATCAGAACTATACACTTATGTATAGTTTACATCGTGATGGTTCCGAAGCCACTTATCTTTGTAGTAACTTTGATCAAGCCGAAGCCTTATACAAAGAAGCACTTACCTATGCTCAAACTCCCCTGGATCAAGCGATCATTTATCGCGTGCAAATGACTCAGTACCAACTTCAGGGAAGAAATGCTGAGGCGATCGCTATTCAACGTCAAAGTTTACAGCTGCTTGGGTGGACAATGCCACAAGCACAGGAGAAGATCCAAGCTAGCCTAGATGCAGAAATCGCCACAGTTCAGCAGTTTTTAGAGCAGCATAGCATTGAATCCATGCTTGCAGCTCCTAAAATGCAAGATGCCAACATTGCAGAAATCCTGCGAATTTTACAAATTCTCTTCTATGCGGCATGGCTGGATGGTCAAAGTACCTTAGCATTATTAGCACTCGCCAAAATGACCACACTGTCTTTGCAGTATGGTAACAGCGATATGTCTCCCTTTGGTTATGTCGGTTATGGCTTAATCGCCAATGGCGTACTGAAAGACTGTGCTACAGCTTATCAATTTGGCGAAATGGCGGTACAACTGTGCGAACAGTTTGACAATGCTGATGTGCGCGGTATGACTAACTTTTTGTTTGCAGCTGATGTTCATAGCTGGAGTCGCCCAATTAGAGAAGCGGATCAATACTATAACAACGCCTATAAATATGGCATGGAAGCCGGAAACTGGCTCACAGTCGGCTTTATGATGATGCAGAGTGGTTCCGATCGCCTGACTTACGGAAAGAACTTAGAAGATTTGTATGCGATCGCGCAAAATCACGCCGCTTTTATGGCGCATATCAAAAGCTTAGATAATTTGGATGCTTTAATCGCAGGGGTGATTCAACCAATTCGCAATCTTCTGGGATTAACAAAAACAAGATTTACTTTTGATGATGACAGTTTTAGTGAAGCCCAATATTTGCAAAAATACCAGAATTCTCCTTATAACTTGGCTTGGTTATATTCTGTGAAAATTCGCCATGCTTATTTATTTGATGACCAAATCGCCTATCCTCATTTAATTTTGCAACTCAGCATCATTGAAAATACAATTTCTAGCCATGCTAAAGTTCCTTCTAGCGTTTTTTATGTGGCATTAATGCATTTAGCATTAGCTAAAACTGCTAGTGAATATGCAGTAAAACAACACCACTGGCAAGCACTGATTCCTTTAGAAGAAAAGTTAAATCTTTGGGCAAAAGCTTGTCCTGAAAATATCCTACACAAATCTCTACTAATTCAAGCTGAAAAAGCACGGATCAATCAAGAAAAAACTGAAGCAATTGAACTTTATGAGCAAGCAATTACCCAAGCTCAAGCAAATGAATATGGCTATGAAGAAGCATTAGCCAATGAACTAGCGGCTAAATTTTATTTAGATTGGGGTAAACCAAAAGTTGCCGCAGGCTATATGCAAGAAGCATATTACTGCTATGCCCGTTGGGGTGCAAAAGCCAAAACTGATGACTTAGAAAAACGCTATCCGCAACTACTACAACCCATCCTGCAACAACAAAAATTTGGTTTAAATCCCCTAGAAACTATTGCCACTATTATTAGTACTTCCACATCTTCTTCTAGTTGTACAGCTAAAACTAGTATTTCTGATGTCCTAGATTTAAATTCAGTTTTCAAAGCAGCGCTAGCCATTTCTAGTACTTTAGAATTAGACGAATTGATTGCCCAACTCACTCTAATTATCCTCGAAAACTCTGGGGCAAAAAAATCTGTCATCATACTTCCCCAAGAAAATCAATGGCAAGTCCAGGCGTTCACCTTTATCGATCACAAATCAACTTCCCAAACAGATATAAAAACTGTTCTTGAACCACAACCCTTAGATACTTGTCAACATATTCCCACAAGCCTAATCAATTACGTTAAAAATACTCAAGAAACTGTGGTGATCAATAATTGCCAAACAAATATTCCTGGTTTACTTGGGGAATATATGCTGCAACATCAACCACATAGTGTATTATGTACCCCAATTATCAACCAAGGGCATTTGTTAGGAATTATCTATCTCGAAAATAAGTTAACAACTGGAGTATTTACTAACGAACGCCTACAAGTAATCAAACTACTTTCCTCCCAAGCTGCAATATCAATTGAAAATGCGCGGCTTTATCAACAAGCACAGCAAGCATTACAAGATTTACAACAGGCACAATTACAAATTGTTCAAAGTGAGAAAATGTCAGCTTTGGGTAATTTAGTCGCTGGTGTCGCTCACGAAATGAATAATCCTTTGGGCTTTATTGCTGCTAGTTTGGCACAAGCAAAACCCACTTTAAATGATATTGTTAACCACTTAAATTTATATCAGGAAAACTTTACTGAGCCAGGTGCAGAAATTCTGAATCATGCTGAGGATATTGATTTGGAATATAGCTTAGAAGACTTGCCAAAAATGATGACATCAATGATGTTGGCGTGCGACAGGTTAAAAAATATCAGCACTAGTTTAAGAACATTCTCCCGTGCTGATAAAGATTACAAAGTACCATTTAATATTCATGAAGGCATAGATAGCACGATTTTAATTCTCAAACATCGCCTGAAAGCTAACGAACAACGTCCTGCGATTGAAGTAATCACTAACTACGGTAATTTACCCCAAGTTGAATGTTTTCCTGGGCAATTAAATCAGGTATTTATGAATATCCTGGCTAATGCTATTGATGCCTTGGAGGAGTTCAATCAGGGGCGAAAATTTACAGAAATTACAGCCAATCCCAACCTAATTACAATTACCACCTCAATTGTAGATAAAAAAGTGAAAATTGCGATCGCAGATAACGGTAAAGGTATGACTACATCCGTAAAAGACAAGATTTTTGACCATTTATTTACCACCAAAGCAGTTGGTAAAGGTACCGGATTAGGATTAGCTATCGCGCGTCAGATTGTCGAAGAAACCCACGGTGGAAAGTTGAAATGTGAGTCAGCTTTAGGAGAAGGAGCAGAATTTATTATTGAACTACCTGTGTAG